The window GGGGGTCGGTTCCGGATGGTTTTGCTACCGGGCGGGTAAGGCGCCCACCCCACCGGGGGGAGTCCCGGCCAGCCCACGGCGGCCTCGGGGTCGCTCGCGGTCGTTAGGTACTGCATAGTGATTGGTCGGGGACCGGAACGCCGACCGGATGGGAGCGGGGTCCCGCCTTCGAATCGGGCTGGTGCTGTGTGCGCTCGCCGTGGCTGTGGCGGCGCTGATTCTCGCCAGTCCGACCCTCGTCCGGCCGGCCGAGAGCGACGCCGGGCCCCGGACCCGCGAGGACGTGCGCCTCGTCACGGTCGACGACCACGAGCCGCGGCTCTGGGCGTACACCAGCCGGCAGAAGGACTTCGGGACCGCGACGCTCCCGATGAACGTCGTCGTCGAGGCGGATGCCGCGACGACCCGACGGGTCATCGCAGCCGACGCCGACCGGAACTGGACCGCCGAGGACCCCGAGGGCGAGTCCGTCGTCCTGAACGGGAGCGGCGTCGCGTGGTCCGACACCAGGGGTGCGACGCGCTACACCTACGTCGCGTACGGCGACGACCCCGGCGAGGACGGCCGCTGGATGGACGAGACCGCCCAGCTCCACGACGGGTCGTACCTCGGCGCCCGGATGCACGCCCGCCTCTACGAGGTCCAGAACGGGGACCGACCCCTGACGATGGTCCAGGCCCACCACGAGCACTGGGACTGGTTCCGCCTCCGGCACACGGTCGGCAGCGTCGCACGCGGCCAGTACGCCATCGAACACGAGTTCTACGGCACCGGTGTCGTATCGGACATGCGCCGAGCCCGCTTCGGCAACGGTGGCGCCAGCGACGCCGACGGCTGGGTCACGGTCGTCGAGGTCATGGACTGGCCCGTCCCGGACGACGAGTTCGCCGTGGCCGGGCTCTCGCTCGGACTGCTGCTCGTGGGTGCCCGGCGCGCCACCGTCACCGCGGCGCTCCGCGCGGTCGCCGAGCGCCGGCAGGCCACCACCGCGCACGCGGCGCTGGTCACTATCCCGCTGCTCACGCCGCTCGTAATCCGGGTCGTGGCGGTCGAACTCGAGCGTGCGCTCCCGGCGCTCTCGCCGAAGGTCATCGCGGCACCGTGCTACCTGGTCCTCGCCGTCGGCCTTCCCGTGGCCGTCGGGCTGCTGGGCCGACGGCTCCCCGCCGACGAGGCGTTCACGGCCGCCGTCGGCGGCTTCGGTGTCGGCCTGCTGCTGGATTACGCCTCCCTCGGTCTCTCCGCCCTCACCATCGAGGTGGTTGCCCACCGGGCCGTCCTCCTGGTGGGCCTCGGTCTCATCGCGGCCGGTGGCGTCCGCTGGGCCGAGACACCCGTCCACCGGTACCGCTACCGCGCCCCCGGCATCCTCGTCTGGACCGGCGCGCTGGTCTGGCCGCTCGCGGGGCTCTGAGCCCGACGACCCGTCCGGGACCCGCCTGTTCCGACCGTTCCGTCCCTTCACGACCGTTTATCGGGCTGGTAACAAGGAGCCCTGCCCGTATCGTTTCCAGAACGACCAGCCGGTGTGGACCGCTGCGTGCCCTCTCCCCCGGCTCCTCGATAGCAGCCCACGGAGTACGATGGATTCGACCCACCCACAGTCCAAGAGCGGTTCCGAGTCGACAGTCAGCCGCCGCCGCGTCCTCGGCGCGCTCGGCGGTGGCACCCTCGCAGCCAGCGCCGGCTGTGTCCGGCAGGTCGGTGCACTGATGAACCGCGAGGCGCCCGAACAGCTCTCGTTCACCATCAAGACCGCCCCCGCCGACGCCGACCCGCGGGCCATCCGCATCGCCCGTTTCCTCGCGAAGCGCCTGCAGGCCGTCGGCATCGAGGCGAGCATCACCCCGATGTCGAACGAGGTGCTGTTGCGCGATGTCCTGCTGAACCACGCGTTCGATATCTTCATCGCGCCGATGCGGGGCCGGCCGGACCCTGACTTCCTCCGGCCGCTCCTCCACTCCCGGTTCGGTGCCGAGCCGGGTACGCAGAACCCGTACGGGTACGCCAATCTCGACGTCGACGCGCTGCTGGAGCGCCAGCGGGCCCAGACCGGGAAGCGTCGCCGGAAGACGCTCGCCCGCCTCCAGCGCTCGGTCGTCCGCGACCAGCCGTTCTCGGTAGTGGCGTTCCCCGACGAGATTCGTGTCACCCGCGCGGACGGCTACGCGGGCTGGGAGCAACGGCCCATCCACACGCCGCTGGGCTACCTCGGCCTCGACCGCGACGCCGCCGGTACCGCCGACCGGCTGTCGGGTGACACCAGCGAGGACGAACGCGCCCTCCGGATGACGCTCACCGATTCGCGCCCGACGGAGAGCCTCAACCCGCTCGCCCCGGAGTTCCGTGCCAGCGGCACCATCACCGACCTCCTGTACGACCCGCTGGGGCGGTGGGTCGACGGGCAGGTCCGGCCGTGGCTCGCGTCGTCGTGGACGTGGAGTCGGCCACCGGACGCGCCGGGGCCGGTGGCGACGGTCGAACTCCGCGAGGACCTCACCTGGCACGACGGGACCGACCTCACCGCGTCGGACGTGGCGTTCACCTACCGCCTGCTCGCGGACACCTCGCTCGGGCGACTCGAGAGCCCGGTGCCGGCGCCCCGGTTCCGCGGGCTCGGCTCGCTCGTCACCGACGCCGAGGCCGTCGACGAGCGGACCGTCCGGCTGTCGCTCGTCCCGAGTTCGCGGCCGGTCGCGACCCGGAGCCTGACGGCACCGGTCCTCCCGGAGCACGTCTGGGAGGCGAAGGCGCAGCAGGCGACGGTGGCGGGACTGGACCCGAACGGCGCGGTGACGCAGGCGCTGGTCTGGTCGAACCCGGACCCGGTCGGGAGCGGCCCGCTGCGTCTCGAGCGCCGCCGCCCCCGGGAGTTGCTGGTGTTCGCGCGCAACGAGGACCACTTCCTCACCCGCGACGGGCTGGCCGACCACCTCGCGCCGTTCGCCGGCGGGTTCACCCCGGACCAGCTCGCCTTCACGGTCGTGCCGTCGGGCGGTGCGGCGGTGGAACTGGTCCGGGCCGGCGACGCCGACGCCACTGCCTCGGGCGTGATGCCGGCCGACGTCCCCGAAGTCGGGCGCTCGGACGAGCTGAACCTCCACGTCACCCGGCCGCGGACCTGCTACCAGGTCGGCTACAACGTCCGCCGCGGGGCGCTGAGCAGCCCCCGATTCCGCCGCGCGGTCGGGCGCCTGCTCGACAAGCAGTTCCTCGCCCGCGAGGTGTTCGAGCGCTACGGCCAGCCGGCGGCGAGTCCGCTGGCCCGACACCGGTCGGTGGCGCCCAGCCTCGTCTGGAACGGCGAGGACCCGGAGCTCCCGTTCCCGGGTGAGGCCGGCCAACTCGACGTCGAGCGGGCTCGCGAGGCGTTCCGGGATGCGGGGTATCGGTACTCGAGCGACGGCGACCTGCTCGGAACCTGACCCGTGAGCCTGGCCGAGTCGCTCGCCGTCGTCCTCGGTGGGGTGGTGCTGCTGAACGCCGGTGTCGCCGCCCTGGTCCTCCGCCGGGAGCGCCCCGGTGACCTCCGGACACGGCTCCGCGAGGCAGCGCCGTACCTCGCCTTCCTCGGCGGGGTCCTCGCCGTCAACAAGGTCGCTCGCGAGTACGGCCCGGAGCTGTCGTGGGTCGTCGGCTGGAACATCACGCACCGCATCTACAGCATCGAGGGGACACTCGTCGCCCACGTCCAGTCGGTCGCCACCCCGTGGCTGACGACCTACTTCTCGGCGGTCTACCTGTTCGGCTACACCATCCTGCTCACGTTCCCGTTCCTCGCGTACCTGCTCCATCCGCAGCTCCGGCATCTGAAGCGGGCGGCGGTCGCCTTCGGGCTGAACTACGGGCTCGGGGTGGTCTGCTACACGCTGTTCGTCTCCTACGGCCCCCGGAACCGGATTCCCGACGCGGTCGAGCCGCTCCTCTACGCGGCGTACCCGCGGGCACAGATCGTCACGAGCCAGGTGAACGCCAACACGAACGTCTTCCCCTCGCTCCACGCCTCGCTGTCGGTGACGGTGGCCCTGCTCGCGTGGCGGACCCGGGAGCGCTATCCCCGCTGGACCGCCATCGCCGTCCCGCTGGCGGCCAGCGTCGTCGTCTCGACGATGTACCTCGGCATCCACTGGGCGACCGACGTGGTCGCCGGCATCGCCCTCGGCGTTGGGAGTGTCCTGGTCGCGGAGTGGCTGGTCGAGTAGCTGCGGCGTCGCTGGTGGGTCGGTGCGGCTCGCTCGCCGGGCCGTCAGGTCTCGGTCGCGTCCTGCTCGGCGGCCTCGATGACCGAGGCGGTATCCGATGGGCCGACCGCTATCCGGAGACAGGTCTTGCAGGGCGAGTGGCTCCGCTCGCGTGCCTCGCGCCGGGTCAGCGTCAGCCAGTCCTCGTCGTCGAGTGCGCCGCCGCCCCCACACGCCGGGAGTCCGTCCGCGTCGGCCTCGTGGTAGGCGTACGACCCATCGACCGTCCGACTCGGCAGGAGGAGTACGTCGTCGTCGTCGTCGCGCGGGTCGGCCTCGGCACTCCGGACCCGCTCTTCCCGGGTCGGGGACCGGGTGGTAGGACCGTCACAGCGGTGGGTACTCAGCTTCACGCGGTACTTCCCACAGTCGGGGCACTGCTCGAACACCGTATCCGGGTCTCTCATATCCGGCGTCTGTCCGCCGAGCCTGATTATTACGCGCCGGGTAGCCACACAGGGCCACGACGGACGCGGGGGGCGGGGCTGACCGATAGCCACGACGGACGCGGGAGCCGGCGGGCCGTCCCTGGACGGCGCTGTCGTGCGGCGCTCTCGAAGGGGTTCTGGTGGCCCGGGCCTGTCACTGCGCGTCCTTGATATCCACGTAGGACTCGCGAGTGGCGGATATCCAGGCGTCGTCGTCCCCGTTGGAGGGGTCGAAGACGACCAGTTCGTCGGGGTCGAACGACACCGGGGCGTCGAGCTCCTCGGGGTTGAACGTGTACCGGAGGGTGAACCTGGGCCAGTTGGCCGAGGTGTCCGTCTCGAGTGGCTCCTGACTACTCACGCTGCTCA of the Haloglomus salinum genome contains:
- a CDS encoding ABC transporter substrate-binding protein → MDSTHPQSKSGSESTVSRRRVLGALGGGTLAASAGCVRQVGALMNREAPEQLSFTIKTAPADADPRAIRIARFLAKRLQAVGIEASITPMSNEVLLRDVLLNHAFDIFIAPMRGRPDPDFLRPLLHSRFGAEPGTQNPYGYANLDVDALLERQRAQTGKRRRKTLARLQRSVVRDQPFSVVAFPDEIRVTRADGYAGWEQRPIHTPLGYLGLDRDAAGTADRLSGDTSEDERALRMTLTDSRPTESLNPLAPEFRASGTITDLLYDPLGRWVDGQVRPWLASSWTWSRPPDAPGPVATVELREDLTWHDGTDLTASDVAFTYRLLADTSLGRLESPVPAPRFRGLGSLVTDAEAVDERTVRLSLVPSSRPVATRSLTAPVLPEHVWEAKAQQATVAGLDPNGAVTQALVWSNPDPVGSGPLRLERRRPRELLVFARNEDHFLTRDGLADHLAPFAGGFTPDQLAFTVVPSGGAAVELVRAGDADATASGVMPADVPEVGRSDELNLHVTRPRTCYQVGYNVRRGALSSPRFRRAVGRLLDKQFLAREVFERYGQPAASPLARHRSVAPSLVWNGEDPELPFPGEAGQLDVERAREAFRDAGYRYSSDGDLLGT
- a CDS encoding phosphatase PAP2 family protein, translated to MSLAESLAVVLGGVVLLNAGVAALVLRRERPGDLRTRLREAAPYLAFLGGVLAVNKVAREYGPELSWVVGWNITHRIYSIEGTLVAHVQSVATPWLTTYFSAVYLFGYTILLTFPFLAYLLHPQLRHLKRAAVAFGLNYGLGVVCYTLFVSYGPRNRIPDAVEPLLYAAYPRAQIVTSQVNANTNVFPSLHASLSVTVALLAWRTRERYPRWTAIAVPLAASVVVSTMYLGIHWATDVVAGIALGVGSVLVAEWLVE